The Pseudomonas sp. B21-023 genomic interval CCCATGGGCTCAGGCTCAGTGCCCTGCGGTATTGGAAAACACCTGGATCACCACCACCCCGCCGACGATCATGGCCATGCCCAGCATCGCCGGCACATCCAGTTTCTGCCCGTAGATCACCAGCGCCGCGATGCTGATCAGCACGATGCCCAGTCCCGACCAGATCGCATAGGCGATGCCCACCGGAATGCTGCGCACCACCAGGGTGAGCATCCAGAACGCCACGCCATAGCCGCAGACCATCAGCAGCAGCGGCAGCGGCGTGTTCAGCCCCTTGACCGCTTTCATGGAGGCGGTGGCGATGACTTCGGCGCAGATGGCGATGGCGAGATAGGTGTAGGCGTTCATGGTGCGGGTTCTCCGTTGCTGGATGGGCATTCTAGGGAATTCCTGGATGCGGTAAAGTCATTACCTATCTGCTTTGGAGATAGGATAGGGATGACTGAACACTGGAGCCTTGAACAACTTCGCCTGTTCGTGCGGACCGCCGAACTCCGTTCGTTTTCCGCCGTGGCCCGAGAGCAGCACAAGGCCCAGTCGGCGATCAGCAGCGCCATCGCCTTGCTCGAGGCGGACCTGGGCGTGACCCTTTTCGAGCGCAGCAGCGGCCGGCAGCCGCGCCTGACCGAAAGCGGCGCCGCGCTGCTGGAGGACGCCCGCGAGCTGTTGCGCCAATGCGAGCGTCTGGATGGCCGGGCGTTGGCCTTGATGCGCGGACAGGAGGCTTTGCTGCGGGTGGCCCAGGACGAGGCAATGCCCTACCAGCCGGTGATCGACAGCCTCGACGAGCTGGCGGTGCGCTACCCCTACCTGGAGGTGCAACTGGCCAGCGGCGCCCAGGGCGATGTGGCGCGCAAGCTGGTGGAGCGGCGCGCCGACCTGGGGTTGTTCTTCCACCACGAAAGCATTCCCGCCTCGTTGGAGCGACGCGCCCTGGGCAGCGTCGAGATGGTCACGGTGTGTGCCATCGACCACCCGCTGGCACACTTGGCCAAGGTCAGCCGCCAACAACTGGCCCGCCATCGCCAGTTGCTGATTACCCCGCAGCAGAGCGGCTACCCCGGCGGCGAGGCGATCAGCCCGCAGATATGGCGTGCCGACAGCTTCTATGCCATGGCCGAATTGCTGATGCGCGGCCTGGGCTGGGCCTGGCTGCCGCGTCATGTAGTGCAGTACCCCACCTACCAGGCGCAGATGGTCGAGCTGGACAGCGAATGGCGCCCGCCGGCGCTGGTGGCGGAACTGGCCTGGCGCCGTGACGAGCCCTTGGGCCCTGCGGCGCAGTGGCTGGCCGAGCGCTTCGCCGTGCACCTGCGGGCCATTGGCTGACAGGCCTTTTCATCCAGTTCCTAGTAAACTCCGCCGCCATGAACAGAACCCTCTATACCCTGCTTTTCCATCTGGGCCTGCCGCTGGTCGCGCTGCGCCTGTTCCTGCGCGGGCGCAAGGCGCCGGCCTACCGTGCGCGTATCGCCGAGCGCTTCGCTTGTGGCTTGCCACCCATGCGTCAGGGTGGCATCTGGGTGCATGCGGTCTCGGTGGGTGAGAGCATCGCTGCCGCGCCGATGGTGCGGGCCCTGCTCAAGCAGTACCCGGACCTGCCGGTCACGCTCACCTGCATGACCCCGACCGGCTCAGAGCGCATCCGCGCGATGTTCGAGGGCGAGCCACGGGTGCAGCACTGCTACCTGCCTTACGACCTGCCGTGGGCGGCCGGGCGGTTCCTCGACCATGTGCGCCCGCGCCTGGGCATCATCATGGAAACCGAGCTGTGGCCGAACCACATCCACCAGTGCGCCAGGCGCGGCATTCCGGTGGCGCTGGCCAATGCGAGGCTGTCCGAGCGCTCGGCGCGTGGTTATGCCCGTTTTGCCGGCCTGACCCGGCCGATGCTCGAGGAGATGAACCTGATCGCCGTGCAGACCGAAACCGAGGCGGAGCGTTTCCGCGCGCTCGGTGCGCGCCACGAATGCGTGCAGGTGACCGGTTCGATCAAGTTTGACCTCACGATCGACGATCAACTGCTGCCGCGGGCCTGCGCATTGCGCGAGCAGTGGGCTGCCCGGCAGCGTCCGGTGTGGATCGCCGCCAGTACCCACGATGGCGAAGACGCGTTGATTCTCGAGGCTCATCGTGAGCTGCTGAAGGTACACAGCGATGCGCTGCTGATCCTGGTGCCGCGCCATCCCGAGCGCTTCGCGGCGGTGCATGAGCTGTGCGCCGGACAGTTCTCCACGGTGCGCCGCTCGGCCGGTGACGCGGTCACGGCGCAGACCCAGGTGCTGCTGGGCGACACCATGGGCGAACTGCTGTTTCTGTATGCACTGGCCGATATCGCCTTCGTAGGCGGCAGCCTGGTCCCCACGGGCGGTCACAACCCGTTGGAGCCGGCGGCGCTGGCACTGCCGGTGCTCATGGGACCGCATGTGTTCAACTTCCTCGAGATCAGCGCGATGCTGCGCGAGGCGGGGGCGTTGCAGCAGGTGGACGATGCCGAGGGGCTGGCCGCGGCGGTGCGCCGCTTGGTTGAGCTGCCGCAGGACGCGCGGCGCATGGGCGAGGCGGGCAGGGCGGTGATGCGGGCCAATCAGGGGGCGTTGCAGCGTTTGCTCGATGGGCTGGCGTGCCTGCTGAGCTGATGATGAGCCTGTAGGCGCGGTTGTGGTGGGAGCGGGGCAAGCCCGCTCCCACTAAGCCCGCCCTACAGGTAGTGTGTTGCCTTCAAGGCCGGCGTTCGAAGTTCTTCGCCGCAGCCGCTGCCAGATCCGGTGGCAGGAAATCCTTGTCCGGGTTGTAGTCGGCCTTCAGGTACCGCCCCAGGTCCTGCAGGTCCTGCGGGCTCAAGGTGCCGGCCGCCTGCTTGAGGCGCAGGTTGTCGAGGATGTAGTCGTAGCGGCTGTTGTTGTAGTCGCGCACCGAGGTGTACAGCTGGCGTTGCGCATCGAGCACGTCGACGATGTTGCGGGTGCCGACCTGGTAGCCGATCTCGGTGGCCTCCAGTGCGCTCTGGTTGGAAATGATCGACTGCTTGCGCGCCTGTACCTGTTCCACGTCGGTGTTCACCGCACGGTGCAGATTACGCGTGTTCTCCACCACCTGGCGGCGCAGGCTTTCGCGCTGCTGCTCGCTCTGGGTCAGGCGCGCATAGGCCTCGCGCACCTGGGAGCTGGTCAACCCGCCGCTGTAGATCGGAATGTTCAGTTGCAGGCCGACGCTGGTCTGCTCCACGTCACCGCCGTAGCGCACGCCGTTCTGCGAAGGGTTGGTGAAACCCAGGTTGTCGTTGTCGCCCTTCTGGTACTTGGCCACGGCATCCAGGGTTGGTGCATGGCCCGCTTTGCGTTGGCGCACGGTCTCTTCGGCGGCCGCCACGGCATGGTTGGTGGCCTGCAGGTTGAGGTTCTGCCGCCCGGCGGTCTCGACCCAGGCCTTGGCGTCGTTGGGCGTCGGCACTTGCACCGGCAGGGTGTGGACCACGCCCTGGATCGCGCTATATTGGCGGTTGGTCAAGGTGATCAGGGCCTCGAAGGCATCCTGCACCTGGCGCTCGGCGATGATCCGGTTGGCCCGCGCCGTGTCATAGCTGGCCTGTGACTGCAGCACATCGGTCTTGTCCGAAAGGCCGACATCGAATCGCTCGTTGGACTGGTCGAGCTGGCGCTTGAAGGCCGCCTCTTCAGCCTTGGTCGAGGCCAGGTTGTCCTGAGCGCGGAGCACCGCGAAGTAGTTCTCGGCGCTTTGCAGGATCAGGTTCTGCTCGGTGGCCGACAGTTCCAGCGCGGCCTGCTCGTTGACCGCTTCGGCAGCCTGCAGCTGGAACCAGCGGTCGGCGCGGAAGATCGGCTGCGCCAGGGTGGCGCTCCAGGTATTGCCGCTGCGGTTGGAGGTGATCGACGGCTCGTCGAGCTTGGTGCGGGTATTCATCATCTCGGCGCCGGCCGAAAGGTTGGGCAGCAAACCGGCGCGGGCCTGGGGCACCACTTCGCGGCGGGCGCCGTAGTCGGCGCGGGCGGCTGCCAGGTCGGCGTTATTGTCCACCGCTTCCTGGTAGACGCTGACCAGGTCGGTCTTCACCGTCGTGGGCGTATCCACTGCCCAGGCCACTCCGTTGGACGCACAAGACACGGCAATCGCCAGTGAGAGTTTGCGCAGCATAGGGCAATCCTTGATCAAGATGTATTTACTGTACTGTCTGGTATCGAGCACGCCAGTGTAGTGCCGTGCGTCGCCATCAACAATCCGCCACGTGTGCCATTTATCACGCCAGGGATTTACCCGCTTGGCTTTGCCGACCACTCCAGTCTAGACTGCGCAGGTTCTTGTCGGGGTGCCTTGATGCAAAGGCTGAGATCGCAAAGTTGCGGATCCCGTTGAACCTGATCAGGTTAGCGCCTGCGTAGGGAACAAGATTGCTCTCATGTCCCGGGAGCCTCTTGTGCCAGGTCCGGGATCGCCACAGCTGCTTGCAGCCCACGGCACCCCTTGTCCGGCACTGCACTCGTCAACACGGGTGCGTCCGCGCCTTTCAGGTTCACCCCGACATTCCGCCCGCTAGGAAGCTGTCTGGAGAGCCTGTGATGAGCAAACAAGAAAAAACGATCAGTCTGAGCGAGTCGGCCCAAGTCGACCAACAGTCCGTGCAACCGCTGCCCAACTCGCGCAAGGTCTATGTCGAAGGTTCGCGCCCCGATATCCGCGTGCCCATGCGCGAGATCAGCCTGCACGACACCCCCACCGACTTCGGCGGCGAAAAGAACGCCCCGGTGCTGGTGTATGACACCTCCGGCCCGTACACCGACCCCAATGTCATCATCGACGTGCGCAAGGGCCTGGGCGATGTGCGCTCGGCGTGGATCGACGCCCGCGGCGACACCGAGCGCCTGGGTGGCCTGAGCTCGAACTTCGGCCAGCAGCGCCTGAACGACGCCGAGCTGGCCAAGCTGCGCTTCGCCCACGTGCGCAACCCGCGCCGGGCCAAGGCCGGCGCCAACGTCTCGCAGATGCACTACGCGCGCCAGGGCATCATCACCGCCGAGATGGAATACGTTGCCATCCGCGAGAACATGAAGCTGCAGGAAGCCCGCGCCGCCGGCCTGTTGAGCCAGCAGCACGCCGGCCACAGCTTCGGTGCCAGTATCCCGAAAGAGATCACCCCCGAGTTCGTGCGCGAAGAGATCGCCCGCGGTCGCGCGATCATCCCGGCCAACATCAACCACACCGAGCTGGAGCCGATGATCATCGGCCGCAACTTCCTGGTAAAGATCAACGGCAACATCGGCAACAGCGCCCTGGGTTCCTCCATCGAGGAAGAAGTGGCCAAGCTGACCTGGGGCATCCGCTGGGGTTCGGACACGGTCATGGACCTGTCCACCGGCAAGCACATCCATGAAACCCGCGAGTGGATCATCCGCAACTCGCCGGTGCCGATCGGTACCGTGCCGATTTACCAGGCCCTGGAAAAGGTCAATGGCGTTGCCGAGGACCTGACCTGGGAGCTGTTCCGCGACACCCTGATCGAACAGGCCGAGCAGGGCGTGGACTACTTCACCATCCACGCTGGCGTCTTGCTGCGTTATGTGCCGCTGACCGCCAAGCGCGTCACCGGCATCGTCAGCCGTGGTGGCTCGATCATGGCCAAGTGGTGCCTGGCGCACCACAAGGAAAACTTCCTGTACACGCACTTCGACGAGATCTGCGAAATCATGAAGGCCTACGACGTCAGCTTCTCGCTGGGCGACGGCCTGCGCCCGGGCTCGATCGCCGACGCCAACGACGCCGCGCAGTTCGGTGAGCTGGAAACCCTCGGCGAGCTGACCAAGATCGCCTGGAAGCACGACGTGCAGTGCATGATCGAAGGCCCTGGCCACGTGCCGATGCAGCTGATCAAGGAGAACATGGACAAGCAGCTCGAATGCTGCGACGAAGCGCCGTTCTACACCCTTGGCCCGCTGACCACCGACATCGCCCCTGGCTACGACCACATCACCTCAGGGATAGGCGCGGCGATGATCGGCTGGTTCGGTTGCGCCATGCTCTGCTACGTCACGCCCAAGGAGCACCTGGGCCTGCCGAACAAGGATGACGTGAAGACCGGCATCA includes:
- a CDS encoding multidrug efflux SMR transporter yields the protein MNAYTYLAIAICAEVIATASMKAVKGLNTPLPLLLMVCGYGVAFWMLTLVVRSIPVGIAYAIWSGLGIVLISIAALVIYGQKLDVPAMLGMAMIVGGVVVIQVFSNTAGH
- a CDS encoding LysR family transcriptional regulator, which produces MTEHWSLEQLRLFVRTAELRSFSAVAREQHKAQSAISSAIALLEADLGVTLFERSSGRQPRLTESGAALLEDARELLRQCERLDGRALALMRGQEALLRVAQDEAMPYQPVIDSLDELAVRYPYLEVQLASGAQGDVARKLVERRADLGLFFHHESIPASLERRALGSVEMVTVCAIDHPLAHLAKVSRQQLARHRQLLITPQQSGYPGGEAISPQIWRADSFYAMAELLMRGLGWAWLPRHVVQYPTYQAQMVELDSEWRPPALVAELAWRRDEPLGPAAQWLAERFAVHLRAIG
- the waaA gene encoding lipid IV(A) 3-deoxy-D-manno-octulosonic acid transferase, with translation MNRTLYTLLFHLGLPLVALRLFLRGRKAPAYRARIAERFACGLPPMRQGGIWVHAVSVGESIAAAPMVRALLKQYPDLPVTLTCMTPTGSERIRAMFEGEPRVQHCYLPYDLPWAAGRFLDHVRPRLGIIMETELWPNHIHQCARRGIPVALANARLSERSARGYARFAGLTRPMLEEMNLIAVQTETEAERFRALGARHECVQVTGSIKFDLTIDDQLLPRACALREQWAARQRPVWIAASTHDGEDALILEAHRELLKVHSDALLILVPRHPERFAAVHELCAGQFSTVRRSAGDAVTAQTQVLLGDTMGELLFLYALADIAFVGGSLVPTGGHNPLEPAALALPVLMGPHVFNFLEISAMLREAGALQQVDDAEGLAAAVRRLVELPQDARRMGEAGRAVMRANQGALQRLLDGLACLLS
- a CDS encoding TolC family outer membrane protein, with the translated sequence MLRKLSLAIAVSCASNGVAWAVDTPTTVKTDLVSVYQEAVDNNADLAAARADYGARREVVPQARAGLLPNLSAGAEMMNTRTKLDEPSITSNRSGNTWSATLAQPIFRADRWFQLQAAEAVNEQAALELSATEQNLILQSAENYFAVLRAQDNLASTKAEEAAFKRQLDQSNERFDVGLSDKTDVLQSQASYDTARANRIIAERQVQDAFEALITLTNRQYSAIQGVVHTLPVQVPTPNDAKAWVETAGRQNLNLQATNHAVAAAEETVRQRKAGHAPTLDAVAKYQKGDNDNLGFTNPSQNGVRYGGDVEQTSVGLQLNIPIYSGGLTSSQVREAYARLTQSEQQRESLRRQVVENTRNLHRAVNTDVEQVQARKQSIISNQSALEATEIGYQVGTRNIVDVLDAQRQLYTSVRDYNNSRYDYILDNLRLKQAAGTLSPQDLQDLGRYLKADYNPDKDFLPPDLAAAAAKNFERRP
- the thiC gene encoding phosphomethylpyrimidine synthase ThiC; translated protein: MSKQEKTISLSESAQVDQQSVQPLPNSRKVYVEGSRPDIRVPMREISLHDTPTDFGGEKNAPVLVYDTSGPYTDPNVIIDVRKGLGDVRSAWIDARGDTERLGGLSSNFGQQRLNDAELAKLRFAHVRNPRRAKAGANVSQMHYARQGIITAEMEYVAIRENMKLQEARAAGLLSQQHAGHSFGASIPKEITPEFVREEIARGRAIIPANINHTELEPMIIGRNFLVKINGNIGNSALGSSIEEEVAKLTWGIRWGSDTVMDLSTGKHIHETREWIIRNSPVPIGTVPIYQALEKVNGVAEDLTWELFRDTLIEQAEQGVDYFTIHAGVLLRYVPLTAKRVTGIVSRGGSIMAKWCLAHHKENFLYTHFDEICEIMKAYDVSFSLGDGLRPGSIADANDAAQFGELETLGELTKIAWKHDVQCMIEGPGHVPMQLIKENMDKQLECCDEAPFYTLGPLTTDIAPGYDHITSGIGAAMIGWFGCAMLCYVTPKEHLGLPNKDDVKTGIITYKIAAHAADLAKGHPGAQIRDNALSKARFEFRWEDQFNLGLDPDTARAFHDETLPKESAKVAHFCSMCGPKFCSMKITQEVREYAAKIETVDVTVEQGMREQAERFRQEGSQLYQKV